The sequence CTTGCTGACCTGCATGCCGCAAATCCGGAGCCCGAGAGGACTCGAAGTCGTGGCGGCCGTCTTGGCGTCGAGGCTTCGGCGCTTCTCTTCAGAAGCGTCGTCTGCATACTGCCGAGTGCCCATCTTCAGGTCCAGGATACAGGGAAACGTGTAGCGGGCGGTCAAGTTTTCCAACAGCAGGAACTCTGGTGGCAGAGAAAGTTTGTGAAGAAGTCTGCTCAATCGCCTCTTTTTGGAAAAGTATTAAAGCAAGGACTCTGCCACAAAACAGTGCAAATAATGAAGGCACACCAGCTTTTCTCAATAAATCCCCTTCCTCTGATATAAAACACATTTCATTACATGCCATCAGGCAACCAAATCATTACACCTGCTCGCAGCATCTCTCGTCTGAGCCAAAATAGGCGAACAACACCACATCCAAGCATTCTCGTTTCTTATAAATAGTCAGAGATTGGAATGCACTTCCTTCTGAAGGAACTATAATCAATGACCTCTAATGCTGCAAATCTGACATTGAAAATCACCAACCAGGTCTTGTAATCCAACTTTGATGCCTCAAGACACCAGGACCTCATGCCAGTAATCATTTATAAGATTGTTTTGGTGTCATACACTATAACAAATAATTTAGAACTCTTGGTGCTAATCTTCGCTCctaagaatatttatttattttgtatccCTTTCTTTAACACTTTGTGCTCACTACTTCACTGTCAAGAATACTATGCGACACTGATAGGCTCATGCTTTTTGTGACCTGAAAGTATCGGGCCTGCAGCATTAAGGAAAGGAAAGGCATGCAATATAGATGCCTATTATTGTTTGAGGACAAGACAAGTCCAAAAGGGTGCAAGCTCTTCTTAAGAATGTAGAGAATCGCGGAGAATTCGCACGAATGCAGATCACTGGAGGATGAACACTATTTTGCATACCTCTGGGGCTTCCGGAGGATGACAGGAATCGCTTAATCTGCAAGTTATGGCACCGCACGATCCATGGGTTGTGCGTGGTGAAGCTGTCCTTGCTGTCGTCCTCCTCAAACAACTGCGTACCATCTGTGAGCACCGGCTCAATCTCGACGCTGCCAGCCTTCTGCCAGCGCATCCTGCATTGACAAATAATTTTCAAATGGCCTTCTGTAGGCAGCTCTTGAAGTCTGTTAGCTCGCTGCAATGTTTGTCCTTGTAGAACAGTGTTAGCATGTAATACTTCCTCACTTTGCAAAGGATATTTGGGAGACCTGAAACATAATTGCACTTGGCTAAGCAAACACCAACTACCTAACCTAAgcatacacagacacacacaataAGTAGTCGTAGACAAAGCACACAAGAAAAACTACTTGGCAAACTGAAGCTGCACTTTCTTACGCATCTGTCATTCAAGTATTGGTTGGCCAGGCGCTGCTGGCttcaacaaaataaaacaagGGGGTGAACAGTGCCGAGGTAAGAGAAGCCTCACTTAGGGGCCAAAATTTCAACAAGGGAACTTGATGAAGACAATCTCTGTGTCGACACACTGGCTCCAACTTCTGGCTTCTCTTACTTGGTCACGGTTACAATCACTCCAATTCTTTATCTCCCTGTAAAGCTCTATTTTGTTTGAAATGAAATGATGGGATTTAACAAACCAAAGCACCACAAAAGCTACAAGGAGCGTCATTACGGGGGGAGGGTATTGAAGGGCTCTAATTACGACCACTTGAAGTACTTTATTgtacacctaaatcaaagtacacgactGTTCTTGCATTCCGCTGTTGGGGCTGGGAATCACACCCATGTTTTGCACTCAACAGCTCAATGCCACAGCCACAATACCACCATATGCGTCGTGTCTGAACAAGGCGGGTAAAGTGTACCTGTACTTTCTGGCTTTGAGGCTCGTGATGCTTTCTGTGCCCTTGATGTTATGACTAGAAGCACAGCCATTCTTAAGGGGGTCGTACGAGGGATGCGCTGTCAGCGTCAGGTAGCCGTCGGGGTCCTCCAGCAACGCTACTTCGACGACGCCTACAAAAGCGCATAGCAACAGGGTTAGGGAGAGAGATTAATTGTGGGCAATGAAAAGAGATTGCAGGCTCATAGACAGAATGAAGAGAAGGGAGGAGAAGGGTTTATGCCTGCAAGATACAGGCAGAAGCTGCTTACCTTTGTATTCGGATGTGAATGGCTTAAGAACATCCGGAAGGTTTTCATAAAATTTAAGTTCTTGCAGTATGAGAGGCTTGCAGAGTGTTAACTCGTCAAGACACAGCATGGATGACCGTCCTCCGACCTGAAATCATGTGCAGAGCGGAATCTGTTTCAATCAATCAGAAATGTTATTAGCACTGAATAAGTTACACGTTTATGTCAGCCTAGCTTGGCCTATAGATAGGAGGCTATCAACAGGATCTCAAATGTATTAACACAGTAGCAGATTTGAAAATGTTGCCTACCCACAATATTTCAATCTGATTGTGGACCAAATCAGAGAGAGCACAAATATTTTCACTGCAATCCTTTAAGAAACCTGAGAATTAAAGTAATGTAGCTTGCAAGTCGCGTTTTGCACTGAAAATTAACATGGGCGAGTACGCACGCTTCTTGTTCATAAACTTTCAGATTTCATTCTGCTGCCATATGTGTGTTGAGTATGTTACGATCGCCCAGTAAAACTTTAGCTGTGTGGATACAAGTGCTTTTTCTCAATATTCCTATGAAGGCCATAAAGGTGTGTGCTGGATTACATTAACGATGCTTGCTGGGAAAGCCTGTTCATGATAACAAAATGATACATCCGAGTAGAAAATTATGCAACGTGGGCAGACAGAGAAGCGGAGATGACAACCATTGCACTCGCAACTCTTACGCAAGTTACAAGCTGTAAataaatgtcctgcccatttttcttctttttgtgagACATTATTTTCTGTGCTGACTTACTGTTGTAAGTACTACTCTTAACTTCCACTGGATTTTTCACAAAAACCAATTGGAAACACTGAGCATCTCTGATATATGTCCTTTCATTATCAAGCTTTTGCAGCCCTAATGACTTCCATGCAAAATTTGCCTCGTCACTACATCAAgacttttgtttgcttcttacACAACTTGCTTTCTCTTACAAGTTACAACGACACGAGATGGTACAATCCAAAAGAAATGTGCAGCCTATTCCTCTTTTAAAACCTACGAGTAAGCGCAACACTTGCAAATTAGCAAGCTATCCACAATCGATCTCATCAGCGCTAAAATGAGTGCGGTGTTCACATTTAGACACAAATGCGGCCTATTCTTCGACTACCACTACAAGCCGCTCAGACTGGTTGCGTATTCCTTCAGCCAAATGCCTCACCTGGTGGATGTAAGGTTCCAAGACCACATTTTCGCACTTTCCTCCGGATTCGGCAGCCATGGGTCATCGCGTTTATTCTGCGGGCTGCAGTGTGACGGGACGATTACTCCGGGCCTCCGCTGTCATCCCGGCGTTCAACAGTTCTGCGTGGCGTGAAAGATACAGACAGGGCCGTTGTTTTGAATGACCCTCGCCGTAAAGATACAGCGACTATCTAGAAAAGACTGCGCGGCGAGGCTCCTCAATTTCTGTGTCATTTAGAAACAACTGAGAAGAGGGTAAAGAATAAATGTGAGAATCGGATGCAATCTGCACTAAAGCGTGCCCCTGACAGCAGCTAGCTTTCGGTATTGAGGtgcgctaagaaaaaaaaagttgctgctAGCGATGACACTAGGTAGCAAGATCATTTACGCGATAGAAGCATTTAATCGATGAACGCAATCCCACCGGTAAGGTCGAGATGTTGGCGTCTGAGCTCTGATAGCGATTGCTAGGTGGGAGTTCCAAGGCCATTATTTCATGGGTAGACGACGCCGGCCGCGAGTCGACGAGGCTGATCACGACATCAAGTCCGTATCACCGCTCGCCAGCTCTGAACGCGGCAACTAGGAGCTGTGGTACACGCATGACACTCTTACCAGAGGAATCGGGGAGTCCTTGCACAGCCAGACACAAGAAAACGAAAGGAAATTAAAAGTGAAATGAATCGGTTTAGCACTACTCAAAACATACCGCAGGAAATTTTGGTGTTTTCATACTTCGATAGAGGGCTCTACAGGCAATTGCGGCGCCTCTGGCGCTCTGCTGAAGCAGTTGCCATGCGGAACGCAAAAAAATGAATCACGTTCGCTGAAATGTCATGGACTGTATTATGCTTACAGTTATAAAATATTGCCTTAAAATTATGCTTATAAAATTAAATGTATTTATCTATGGACATTGCCAATTAGTCATTACACAGAATAAAAATTGTATACTCAATAATGTGGTCGATAAAGCCCCATAAGAAGCGTAATATTTATTACATGTTATTAAAATAGGTGATAGCCTTCATTTGCGTTTATGAAGCGCCGATACGGTGATGCGTACGCAAAGCAACGTGCGGTGACAACCGAAACCGAAATCTACGACTTTAATGAGCTGATAGAACGCGCAAGTTTGTTCGAAGAGGTCTAACGGCAATCGGTAGAAAAGGACAAGGGCATTTTCCAGAGAGACCATATTGACTTTGACTATCGTGACAACGGAAAAGATGGCGACATTTTTCCGGATGTAGAATGAATGAGACGGAAAAGTTAAACTACGGCAGCTTTCTGCGCATAAATACGAAAGACGTATAGGGTGCGTTCGATTCGTCGTGCAGCGAGCGTATGTTGGTGCTGTTCACCGACGTACAACTGACGAGTGTGGAGGAAGGGTACCGGTTGGCCATCGATAAGTGGCAGAGCGATATGCCGCAGCCCAACGTCACTTGATAAGTCTGCTGATGCGAAGGTTCGATTTGATAAGCGAGGTCaccaaatgaaacaaaaaaaaatccgctCACAAGTTATTGCTGTACGTTCGGCGAAATGTTTCAACGTTGCGGCAATTACTTACGCAAACATATATCAAGTATGGGTTGTTTACAAAATGCGCATTGCTTCTAATTTTTCAAACtcaagctcctttttttttttttagctacgcAACTACGGCAACAACTAACCGCAACCATTTACGCGGGCGCGAGGGGGCCGATTGTGACGTCACGGAGCAGAAACTTTTGCCGCGGAACTTGGCGCACCGCGGGGCGCTGAATCGAAGCCGACCCGAGTCTCAAAAATGGCCGTGGAGCGAATCGAGGCGAGAGCATCGCTCGGGAAGGTTGCGTGCCGCTTCTGCGAGACCTCACAGCGATGAAATCGTAGGCAGCTGCTCCGCTCAGCACCTTGCGTTCTCCGAGTGCTCGGCCCGTTCCTCGGCGACGAAGCATGAAAGAGAAGCCCAACTCGACTCGCACGTATGACGGGGACGGCTTTCGGCGACGAGCGGCCTGTCTGTGCGTACGCAAGGATGAAAGCGAGGTGAGAGTCTTTCGGACCCCGTGCATTCGCATGGATCTTCGCGACTGGCGTTAACAAACTCACGTGCTGCGCGACCTTCGCACGGCACCTGTCACGCTCGCTGGCCGAGGAAATTTGCGCAGCAGTGAATCCTGTGTTCGCTTTGCAGCGACTCGGGCGCCTTTGCGCCGCGAGAAGGGCTCCCGTTTCGAGACATAGACGCCCCGCGAACGGAGGAGAGACGGGTTGAAGAAAACTAAAAGCGGAGGAAACATAAGATGGAGACAGGAGTCGAGGATGTGCGTAAAGTTCGTCGGACATGCTCCAAATGCCGTTCGTCTAGCGTGGCGTCGGCGGAGCTGTCGCGCTCCGCAgctatatataatttttttttgttcgccgaTTTCTTTCGTTTACTTCATTTCGTTGAGCGATCGTCGTGGGGCGACCTTGCTGCCCCAGCGGTTCAATAGTCAA comes from Dermacentor andersoni chromosome 9, qqDerAnde1_hic_scaffold, whole genome shotgun sequence and encodes:
- the LOC126527177 gene encoding inositol hexakisphosphate kinase 1-like; the encoded protein is MAAESGGKCENVVLEPYIHQVGGRSSMLCLDELTLCKPLILQELKFYENLPDVLKPFTSEYKGVVEVALLEDPDGYLTLTAHPSYDPLKNGCASSHNIKGTESITSLKARKYRMRWQKAGSVEIEPVLTDGTQLFEEDDSKDSFTTHNPWIVRCHNLQIKRFLSSSGSPREFLLLENLTARYTFPCILDLKMGTRQYADDASEEKRRSLDAKTAATTSSPLGLRICGMQVYQQNLGYYKCHNKYFGRSLNVEGFRQTLYHFLHDGIRFRFDILLPLIDRLQSLTEAIEQLESFRFYTSSLLILYEGKGPDGNSNDCSEAPPPPPKESVFTKKQPPPPVDIRMIDFAHSVYNPKDKGPDEGYLFGLRNLVTQLQILKQDNLSAATESLQLKCDNASGKIEVAARATNN